The window ATTTTCAAATCGCCGGTCAGCTCTCGTAGTTTGGTTTGGGCATCGAGCAAAGCTGCCAGGCCCTCGCTGGCAATCGATTCCGAGTTGTCCAAATCCAGCACAACATTTTGCCGCTCTTGCGACGTCAGGTAGTTTTGGAACGCTTCTGATTGGTCGGCGGCCAATTCCTCAGGCGAGTGAATCACCACTACATTGCCGAAAATTTCCGTGGGTAAATTCATGGGATTGGTAGGTTGCCGTGTGTGGACGCGTTTTTGACCGGTGATAATTTGAAATCTATTAACCAAATAATCGATCGCTGCATTTTTCGAGGAATGGCCTCGGTTCCAATCGCCCGTCATTGCTGAGGATCGTGGGCACGCTAGGCGTTCGGCCGCACACTTCGTCGACGCGCTGCAACAATTCTCGCGGGCTAAAAGGCTTGGCAATCACCGCCAGAACTCCCAATTGCTCTTTCAGTTCCTTGTGGGAAAGCTCATACCCTTTGGCCGTCAGCATGAATACAGGCAAATCGCGCATTGCTTCGTGCTCGCGAATTCGCTTACACAGGCCAATACCATCTAGTCGCGGCATTTGGCAATCGGTAATCAGCACGTCGGGCTTTTCACGCTGAATGGCTTCCCATGCTTCTAGTCCGTTGTTGGCGCAGCACACCTCGTAGCCGGCTTTGGTGAATTTGAATTCAGCCGCGCGCAGAATGTGAATTTCGTCGTCGCACAACAATACTCGATGTGGCATAGGATGGACCCTTTCGCTACATTCACACGTGTGTGGTCATTTGTGCGGCTGCCGGCAACACGACGCAGAACGTGCTTCCCTGTCCCAATTGACTATCTACGGTCAGCCGGCCACTATGCACGTCTTCCACAATGTGCTTGGCCAGCGGCAGTCCCAACCCGGTGCCCGACGCCATATCGCGATCTTTCTTTACGCGATAAAACTTTTCGAACACGCGAACTTGATCTTCTTCACACAAGCCCACGCCGGAATCTTCGACTTCAAAAATAGCCTCCTGATCGGCCATCCGGCTGCGAAGCGTTACACGGCCCCCGTCGGGCGTGTATTTAATGGCGTTGGAAAGCAAATTGATGGCCGCCTGCATAATCATGTCGCGATCGACCCACACGCCGATGTACATTTGGCTTAAATCGATTGTGTGTTCAATCTGCTTGGCTTCGGCCGCCGGGCGCACCAAATCGAACGCTTCCTGCAGCAATTCGTTCAGCGATGAGGCCCCTTTGGAAACTTGCACCACGCCGGCTTCAATACGAGCCAAATTCAGCAGGTTATCAATCAGTCGCTGCAAGCGGTTAGCCTGGCCGTTGATGACATTCAAAAACTCCTCGCGAGTTTGCGTATCTTCAGCATCGCCGTCGGCCAGCAATTCCACGTAAGCTTTAATGCCGGCCAGCGGCGTTTTCATTTCGTGGCTAACGGCTGATACAAATTCCGCGTTCCGCTTATGGCTAGCCTTCAACAGCGTCATATCGCGCAACACGACAAACACTCCGCCGGCAGGCTGCGATTCCTCCCCACGCTGTTCGTGGGCGCCCAAACGGCAAGCGGTGGCGCCATAGCAGCGAGGCTTGCTATCTTCATCCGTCAGTTCAATTTCGATCGAGCGCTGGCGAGGCGCTTTGCGGCGGCGCATTTCTCCCACAAGCTCAATCAGCTTTTCGCAGTGTAAAATCTGTGTGATGTGGCGATTAGCATTCGCCTGCAAATCAAGACCCAGCAATTGCTCCGCGGCCGGATTCGCCAAAATCAATTGGTCGCCGGCATCGACCGCAATGACCGCTTCAGGCAGTGCAGTTAAAATAGCTTCGATCTGCGCCTGTCGGGCGGCGTTGCGCTTGCCGCGCACTTCCAATGCGGAACGAGCATGTTCGGCCTGATCCACGCGATCGCATAAGGTACGAAATACGTGGGTGAAGTCCCCGGCCGGCATATTCCAGGGATTGGTGGGCATCATGGCGGGCAGATCGGAAGCCAATGTGCCCTGCGCCAGCTTGAGCGGATCGACTTGAGCCAGCGCTTTGAAGTAACGTTGCGCTTCAATCTGTTGTTGTCCAACGCGGCGGACCCACAAATAGGTGCCTCCCATTCCCAGCACAAATTCCACACCCAGAAACCGGTAGCGGAATGGCCAATTCGATTCCGGCGTCACAATGAGCCCTGTAGCCCACGTCGATAAAAACGCAATTGCGCAAATGGTGGCAATGAGGAGAAATGCTTTTCCCTTAGAGTCGATGTTCACTCGCAAGCAATTCTCGGGACAGGCAGACATTTCGGGCATCGAGCAACTCCTTGAGCAAGCGGCCAGGCCGGCGGCGTGCTCCAATTTCAAAACTCACCACGCAGGGCAGCGAGTCGGTGACAAAAACCGGGCGCGCGAAATCCTGCCGATTTCGCTACTGGAAAGCTCCCAAAGCACTAATAAGCAAAGCGCGGATCGAGGCGAGCGGCTTCGGCAAAGTAGCCTTGGGCCGCCTCATGCTGCGCCAACTTATCGAGCGTAGAGCCCATTAAAAAGTAGGACAGAGCGTCCCCTTTGTCCAAAGAAAGTGCTTGCGCCAAAGCAGCTTGCGCCGCTTCGTATTCAGCACGCCGATAATGGGCCGTTCCCAGCAATCGGTACAGCACAGCGGCTTGTTCTGGCGTTTCCGACAAACCGCGGCTGGCAATCTCGATGGCCGCCTGCGTGTCCCCACGGCCCAGCGCCGCGGCAGCCTGATGGAGAGGATCTTGCAGATTTTGTGGACGATTCGACGGTTCTGCCAACAATGCCGGTTGTAGGGAGCCGGCCGAAGACTGTGCCGAGCAACCCACTGGGGGGCTGGCTGTGGTTGGGGAAGAAATAATTCTCGGTGATGAAGTGTTTTGTGTAGGAAAAATTTGCGAATTGGTTGCCGAGTGTTTGTCGTCAGCCGAATCTCCAAAATCCAGGCGGCCCAACCAATCGGTAACTTTGCCCGGCGGCATAAACACGGGCTCGCGCTTTTGCACAATGGGGCTGTCGCACAAGCGCCAATCGCTGGGAGATGCGGAATGGGCTTCATCGGCAACGCTATTTGCAGCTGGAACACTGGCTGTAGGCACACTCTCAGTTTGAAAGTTGTCTGCAGGTGCATCGGAGATGCAGAAATTGAGCGCGGCCGATTTTTCGACTGGTTGTTGTGTTTTGACTACCGGTAAAGCGGCCGAAGCCAATTTCACAGGACTGGCCGAAGGTATCGTCGCGGCCGGGCTTGCCGAATCGCTCTGCTTTTGCGGTGCACTTGCAATGGCCGCATTCCCGGACGGCACCGTCGCTACGCCGGTTGCCATTTTGTAGCTCAGGGCATATTCTTCATTTTGCGGATCCAATTGCGTCGCAATTTGATAATGCTCAAGCGCCACGGTACGGCGCCCGCAAGCATCGCACACTTGTGCCAGTGCATGCTGCGCAACCGCATCTTTGGGATCGGCCGTGACCAGTGTTTGCAACTCGGTAGCTGCCTGTTCGGCGTGGCCGGTGAACAAGTCGACATCAGCTAGCAGCATTCGCGCTCGCCGATTATTGGAATCGCGGTTCAGCAACTGGTCTAGAATTCGATTGCATCCATCCAAATCGCCCCGTTGCCAGCACGATGCTGCGGCGTCGAGTTGAGCGTCATCGCGCTGCTGGTCGAAGTCTCGTGCCAGGGCTTTTTTGCGGTCGTCCCGCGAAGGACCAGCATCGTTGGCAGTATTTCGCTTCACCGCCTGGTTGGTATCACCCAAGCCGGCACAGCCGGAAAGAAACGCGCAAAAAATCAGCGCGCCAAATTGAAGTGACTTCCTATTCCCGGTCCTTTTCCAAGGGCCGATCGAGAAATTCCAGCGAACGCTGTTTCGAGGTTGCGTCATGGCTGCGAGGCCTTTGTGTCGGTCACAGTAACTCGAGCCGAAGTGTCAGTGGTTTGTTGCACCAGGCCATTGACAATCCAGTTCGGCAGCTGCGCGTCGTCCAGCTTGTTAGCCAGCGCCGGTCGAATTGGTGAAGGCAACGTGGGCGTTATGCTCGCAGTTTGTCTGGCTGGCGGAATGGCGGGCATTGCCGGCATGGCAGGCATCGGAAACATGCTGGGCATCGCTATTGGCGTGCCCGGCTTCGTCGCGGACGGTTTGATTCCCGTGGTATCCATGGGAGCCTGTCGACCCGGCACAACATTCTCTTTGCTGTTGGGATTGGACGGACTTGCTGGCGCGCCGTTAAGATTCGCCGGCGGCCCGATCATGATACCCGGCTGCTGCTCAGATTCTATGATTTCGCCCGGGGCAACGGTGGGAGATTCGTCGCTGATGGCAATTCCGTCGCCCGATGGCGTCGCTGCCGGATGCATCAAGCAATGTTCGCAGGTAAGATTGCCATTCCAAATGGCCACTCGCAATTCGATAGCGGCCCGATCCAGCGGATCGAATTGAATTGACAAATCAATAAACCGCAACGCCGTGGATTGGTCTCCCTTGCCCCAGGCTGCCTGCGCCAAGCGGTAATATTTGCGGCCCAGGTAGCGCTTGCCCAACGGACTCATTTGATCGGCATACACCGCTTGGCGGCGATGGAACTCGGCCGCTACTTTGTCTCCTTCGCAACATGCACTGGGCTCACACACAATATGCGGCGTGATGAGCACAATGATTTCTTTCTTGGCCGTTTCTTCCTGCTTGTGCCGGAACAAAAAGCCGATGCCAGGCATGGAGCCCAACAGCGGCACTTGCGACGTGGTGGTGTCGAGTTCGTCACGTATGAGCCCGCCAATGACTACGGTGCAACCGTCGGGAACCATAATGTTGGTGGTGACTTGTGTTACGTCTTTGTGCGGCAATGTGAGGGGCGTAGCACCGGATGTCACTTGCACGCTGCCGGTGGAAAGCTCCGGATGCACTTCCATGCGCACCATGCCATCAGACGAAATAAATGGACGCAACCGCAACGCGGCTCCAGTCTCCAAAAACTGCACGTTTTGAGCCGTGCTGGTTTCTGTGATCGTGGAGTTCACGTAGCCATCTTGATTGCCGATCAGAATTTCCGCCCGGGCCTTATCGATGACCATCAATCTGGGACTGGCGATGATGTTGGTATCGCCGATTGATTCCAGGGCCTGCACGAAAGCGCCAGTGCTGCCGTCGAGAAAGCCAAATTGCAACCCGCCGTTAGGCGCCAGATTGCCTAAATCGCTGAGCGGGCTGCCGGTGAATAAGTGAACGTGTGGATTGTTTTGCAAAAACGCGAAATCTACGCCAAAGGTGTACACGTCGTCGAGTGTAACCTTCAAAATCATGGCCTCAATGGCGACTTGAGCGGGCTTGTGATCGACTTCAGCAATCACCTGGTCAATTTGATTCAA of the Pirellulales bacterium genome contains:
- a CDS encoding STAS domain-containing protein, with the protein product MNLPTEIFGNVVVIHSPEELAADQSEAFQNYLTSQERQNVVLDLDNSESIASEGLAALLDAQTKLRELTGDLKIATTNSVNRKILEITRLDEHLEVFESVIDAVKSFR
- a CDS encoding response regulator, which translates into the protein MPHRVLLCDDEIHILRAAEFKFTKAGYEVCCANNGLEAWEAIQREKPDVLITDCQMPRLDGIGLCKRIREHEAMRDLPVFMLTAKGYELSHKELKEQLGVLAVIAKPFSPRELLQRVDEVCGRTPSVPTILSNDGRLEPRPFLEKCSDRLFG
- a CDS encoding ATP-binding protein → MPEMSACPENCLRVNIDSKGKAFLLIATICAIAFLSTWATGLIVTPESNWPFRYRFLGVEFVLGMGGTYLWVRRVGQQQIEAQRYFKALAQVDPLKLAQGTLASDLPAMMPTNPWNMPAGDFTHVFRTLCDRVDQAEHARSALEVRGKRNAARQAQIEAILTALPEAVIAVDAGDQLILANPAAEQLLGLDLQANANRHITQILHCEKLIELVGEMRRRKAPRQRSIEIELTDEDSKPRCYGATACRLGAHEQRGEESQPAGGVFVVLRDMTLLKASHKRNAEFVSAVSHEMKTPLAGIKAYVELLADGDAEDTQTREEFLNVINGQANRLQRLIDNLLNLARIEAGVVQVSKGASSLNELLQEAFDLVRPAAEAKQIEHTIDLSQMYIGVWVDRDMIMQAAINLLSNAIKYTPDGGRVTLRSRMADQEAIFEVEDSGVGLCEEDQVRVFEKFYRVKKDRDMASGTGLGLPLAKHIVEDVHSGRLTVDSQLGQGSTFCVVLPAAAQMTTHV
- a CDS encoding tetratricopeptide repeat protein; protein product: MTQPRNSVRWNFSIGPWKRTGNRKSLQFGALIFCAFLSGCAGLGDTNQAVKRNTANDAGPSRDDRKKALARDFDQQRDDAQLDAAASCWQRGDLDGCNRILDQLLNRDSNNRRARMLLADVDLFTGHAEQAATELQTLVTADPKDAVAQHALAQVCDACGRRTVALEHYQIATQLDPQNEEYALSYKMATGVATVPSGNAAIASAPQKQSDSASPAATIPSASPVKLASAALPVVKTQQPVEKSAALNFCISDAPADNFQTESVPTASVPAANSVADEAHSASPSDWRLCDSPIVQKREPVFMPPGKVTDWLGRLDFGDSADDKHSATNSQIFPTQNTSSPRIISSPTTASPPVGCSAQSSAGSLQPALLAEPSNRPQNLQDPLHQAAAALGRGDTQAAIEIASRGLSETPEQAAVLYRLLGTAHYRRAEYEAAQAALAQALSLDKGDALSYFLMGSTLDKLAQHEAAQGYFAEAARLDPRFAY